Proteins encoded in a region of the Streptomyces sp. NBC_00310 genome:
- the rodA gene encoding rod shape-determining protein RodA, with the protein MTGNSFSVSGYGPERTGWTRLFARDSLTRRLDWPILFSAIALSLIGAALVFSATRNRTELNQGDPYYFLFRHLLNTGIGFALMIGTVWLGHRTLRTAVPILYGISVLLILLVLTPLGATINGAHAWIVIGGGFSLQPSEFVKITIILGMAMLLAARVDAGDKAHPDHRTVVQALGLAAVPILIVLLMPDLGSVMVMVVIVLGVLLTSGASNRWILGLIGAGATGAIAVWQLGVLDEYQINRFAAFANPELDPAGVGYNTNQARIAIGSGGLLGTGLFKGSQTTGQFVPEQQTDFVFTVAGEELGFVGAGLIILLLGVVLWRACRIARETTELYGTIVAGGIIAWFAFQSFENIGMTLGIMPVAGLPLPFVSYGGSSMFAVWVAVGLLQSIRVQRPMSA; encoded by the coding sequence ATGACCGGCAACAGCTTCTCCGTCTCCGGGTACGGGCCCGAACGCACCGGCTGGACCCGGCTGTTCGCCCGTGACTCGCTCACCCGGCGGCTCGACTGGCCGATACTGTTCTCGGCCATCGCGCTCTCCCTGATCGGCGCGGCCCTCGTCTTCTCGGCGACCCGCAACCGCACCGAGCTCAACCAGGGCGACCCGTACTACTTCCTCTTCCGGCATCTGCTCAACACCGGCATCGGGTTCGCCCTGATGATCGGCACGGTCTGGCTCGGCCACCGCACCCTGCGCACGGCCGTACCGATCCTGTACGGCATCTCGGTCCTGCTGATCCTGCTGGTGCTTACTCCGCTGGGCGCGACGATCAACGGCGCCCACGCGTGGATCGTCATCGGCGGTGGCTTCTCGCTCCAGCCCTCGGAGTTCGTGAAGATCACGATCATCCTGGGCATGGCGATGCTGCTGGCGGCCCGGGTGGACGCGGGCGACAAAGCCCACCCCGACCACCGCACGGTCGTCCAGGCCCTCGGTCTCGCCGCCGTCCCGATACTGATCGTCCTGCTCATGCCCGACCTCGGCTCGGTCATGGTCATGGTGGTCATCGTGCTGGGTGTCCTGCTCACCTCCGGCGCATCGAACCGGTGGATCCTCGGCCTGATCGGCGCGGGCGCGACGGGCGCGATCGCCGTCTGGCAGCTGGGGGTGCTCGACGAGTACCAGATCAACCGCTTCGCCGCCTTCGCCAACCCCGAGCTCGACCCGGCCGGCGTCGGTTACAACACCAACCAGGCCCGTATCGCCATCGGCTCCGGCGGACTGCTCGGCACCGGGCTGTTCAAGGGCTCGCAGACCACCGGCCAGTTCGTGCCCGAGCAGCAGACCGACTTCGTCTTCACGGTGGCGGGGGAGGAGCTGGGCTTCGTGGGCGCCGGACTGATCATCCTGCTGCTCGGTGTCGTCCTGTGGCGGGCCTGCCGGATCGCCCGCGAGACCACCGAGCTGTACGGCACGATCGTCGCCGGCGGCATCATCGCCTGGTTCGCCTTCCAGTCCTTCGAGAACATCGGAATGACCCTCGGCATCATGCCGGTGGCGGGACTGCCCCTGCCGTTCGTGTCGTACGGAGGCTCGTCGATGTTCGCGGTGTGGGTGGCGGTGGGGTTGCTGCAGTCCATCCGGGTGCAGCGTCCCATGTCGGCGTAG
- a CDS encoding TIGR03960 family B12-binding radical SAM protein yields the protein MSVESVFPQLEALLPHVQKPIQYVGGELNSTVKPWESCDVHWALMYPDAYEVGLPNQGVMILYEVLNEREGVLAERTYSVWPDLEELMREHGVPQFTVDSHRPVKAFDVFGLSFSTELGYTNMLTALDLAGIPLESKDRTVDDPIVLAGGHAAFNPEPIADFIDAAIIGDGEQAVLDMTEIIRAWKAEGRPGGREEVLFRLARTGSVYIPAFYDVEYLADGRIGRVVPNRSGVPWRVSKHTVMDLDEWPYPKQPLVPLAETVHERMSVEIFRGCTRGCRFCQAGMITRPVRERSITGIGEMVEKGLKATGFEEVGLLSLSSADHSEIGDIAKGLADRYEEDKVGLSLPSTRVDAFNVDLANELTRNGRRSGLTFAPEGGSERMRKVINKMVSEEDLIRTVSTAYGNGWRQVKLYFMCGLPTETDEDVLQIADMATRVIQKGREVSGSNDIRCTVSIGGFVPKPHTPFQWAPQLSAEETDARLEKLRDKIRGDKKYGRSIGFRYHDGKPGIVEGLLSRGDRRIGAVIRAVYEDGGRFDGWREHFSYDRWMACADKTLPAVGVDVDWYTTRERTYEEVLPWDHLDSGLDKDWLWEDWQDSLDETEVEDCRWTPCFDCGVCPQFDTWPQLSESGKKLLPLTVKKDAATSGHGH from the coding sequence ATGTCTGTCGAGTCGGTCTTCCCACAGCTCGAGGCCCTGCTGCCGCATGTGCAGAAGCCGATCCAGTACGTGGGCGGTGAGCTCAACTCCACCGTCAAGCCCTGGGAGTCGTGTGACGTCCACTGGGCGCTCATGTACCCGGACGCGTACGAGGTCGGTCTGCCCAACCAGGGCGTCATGATCCTCTACGAGGTGCTCAACGAGCGCGAGGGCGTCCTCGCCGAGCGCACCTACAGCGTGTGGCCGGACCTGGAGGAGCTGATGCGCGAGCACGGCGTCCCGCAGTTCACGGTCGACAGCCACCGCCCGGTGAAGGCGTTCGACGTGTTCGGTCTGTCCTTCTCCACGGAGCTGGGCTACACGAACATGCTGACCGCCCTGGACCTGGCCGGGATCCCCCTGGAGTCCAAGGACCGGACGGTCGACGACCCGATCGTGCTGGCGGGCGGCCACGCGGCCTTCAACCCCGAGCCGATCGCCGACTTCATCGACGCGGCGATCATCGGCGACGGCGAGCAGGCCGTGCTCGACATGACCGAGATCATCCGCGCGTGGAAGGCGGAGGGCCGGCCCGGTGGCCGCGAGGAGGTCCTGTTCCGCCTCGCGAGGACCGGCTCCGTCTACATCCCGGCGTTCTACGACGTCGAGTACCTCGCGGACGGCCGCATCGGCCGCGTCGTCCCGAACAGGTCGGGTGTCCCGTGGCGCGTGTCCAAGCACACGGTCATGGATCTGGACGAGTGGCCGTACCCCAAGCAGCCCCTGGTCCCGCTCGCCGAGACGGTGCACGAGCGGATGTCGGTGGAGATCTTCCGCGGCTGTACCCGCGGCTGCCGCTTCTGCCAGGCCGGCATGATCACCCGCCCGGTCCGCGAGCGCTCCATCACGGGCATCGGCGAGATGGTCGAGAAGGGGCTGAAGGCGACGGGCTTCGAGGAGGTGGGCCTCCTCTCGCTCTCCTCCGCCGACCACAGCGAGATCGGCGACATCGCCAAGGGCCTGGCGGACAGGTACGAGGAGGACAAGGTCGGCCTGTCCCTCCCCTCGACCCGCGTGGACGCCTTCAACGTCGACCTCGCGAACGAGCTGACGAGGAACGGCCGGCGCTCGGGCCTCACCTTCGCGCCCGAGGGCGGCTCCGAGCGCATGCGCAAGGTCATCAACAAGATGGTCTCGGAGGAGGACCTGATCCGGACCGTCTCCACCGCGTACGGCAACGGCTGGCGCCAGGTGAAGCTGTACTTCATGTGCGGCCTGCCGACCGAGACCGACGAGGACGTCCTCCAGATCGCCGACATGGCGACCCGCGTCATCCAGAAGGGCCGCGAGGTCTCCGGCTCGAACGACATCCGCTGCACGGTGTCGATCGGCGGGTTCGTCCCCAAGCCGCACACGCCGTTCCAGTGGGCCCCGCAGCTCTCCGCCGAGGAGACGGACGCGCGTCTGGAGAAGCTCCGCGACAAGATCCGCGGCGACAAGAAGTACGGCCGCTCCATCGGCTTCCGCTACCACGACGGCAAGCCCGGCATCGTCGAAGGCCTGCTGTCGCGCGGCGACCGCCGCATCGGTGCCGTCATCCGCGCGGTCTACGAGGACGGCGGCCGCTTCGACGGCTGGCGCGAGCACTTCTCCTACGACCGCTGGATGGCCTGCGCCGACAAGACCCTCCCCGCCGTCGGTGTCGACGTCGACTGGTACACCACTCGCGAGCGCACCTACGAGGAGGTCCTTCCCTGGGACCACCTGGACTCCGGCCTCGACAAGGACTGGCTCTGGGAGGACTGGCAGGACTCCCTCGACGAGACCGAGGTCGAGGACTGCCGCTGGACCCCGTGCTTCGACTGCGGTGTGTGCCCCCAGTTCGACACATGGCCACAACTGAGCGAGAGCGGCAAGAAGCTGCTGCCGCTGACGGTCAAGAAGGATGCGGCGACCAGCGGACACGGTCACTAA
- a CDS encoding CYTH and CHAD domain-containing protein yields the protein MADTKREIERKYESDESGLPDLIGVAGVATVIDKGVAELDAVYYDTLDERLAAASITLRRRTGGSDAGWHLKFPVSSGVRDEIRAPLSDTLPAELAGLVRSRVRETELVPLVRLLSTRDVRELLDADGTLLAEVSVDAVVAERLTEEGRTAQWSEIEVELADDGDPGFLDKVDKKLRKAGVRPSESPSKMARALQETAPRKSKKKDRKRRGAEAPGEPVTPGDHVLVYVRAQRDAIVEMDPAVRRDVFDSVHSMRVATRRLRSTFKSFGKVLDRAVTDPIGEELKWLAGELGVDRDQEVLSERLTEALDDLPESLVMGPVRARLRTWTEKDGGTGPRAELIEALDGQRYLELLDSLDAVIMDPPLLEAAGGDPEKVITKVVRKDFGKVAALVEEALAQPPGVDRDLAMHEARKKTKRTRYAAEAAGPLLGKPAKALVKDMKSLQSLLGDHQDSVMAREALRDLAHQAHAAPGESAFTYGLLYGREERRAELAEGALPEVWSKISGDMPL from the coding sequence ATGGCGGACACCAAGCGCGAGATCGAGCGGAAGTACGAGTCCGACGAGAGCGGCCTGCCGGACCTCATCGGTGTGGCCGGGGTCGCGACCGTCATAGACAAGGGTGTGGCGGAGCTGGACGCCGTCTACTACGACACCCTCGACGAGCGCCTCGCCGCCGCGTCCATCACCCTGCGTCGCCGCACGGGAGGCAGTGACGCGGGCTGGCATCTGAAGTTCCCGGTCTCCTCGGGCGTACGGGACGAGATCCGGGCCCCGCTGTCCGACACGCTGCCCGCGGAGCTCGCGGGGCTGGTGCGTTCCCGGGTCCGGGAGACCGAGCTGGTCCCGCTGGTCCGTCTCCTCTCCACCCGTGACGTCCGCGAGCTGCTCGACGCGGACGGCACTCTCCTCGCCGAGGTCAGCGTGGACGCCGTGGTCGCCGAGCGGCTCACCGAGGAGGGCCGGACCGCCCAGTGGTCCGAGATCGAGGTGGAGCTCGCCGACGACGGCGACCCGGGGTTCCTCGACAAGGTCGACAAGAAGCTGCGCAAAGCGGGCGTCAGGCCGTCGGAGTCCCCGTCGAAGATGGCCAGGGCCCTGCAGGAGACGGCGCCCAGGAAGAGCAAGAAGAAGGACAGGAAGCGCCGTGGGGCCGAGGCGCCCGGCGAGCCCGTCACGCCCGGCGACCATGTCCTCGTCTACGTCCGAGCCCAGCGGGACGCGATCGTCGAGATGGATCCCGCCGTCCGCCGGGACGTCTTCGACTCCGTCCACAGCATGCGGGTCGCCACACGTCGGCTGCGCAGCACCTTCAAGTCGTTCGGGAAGGTGCTGGACCGGGCCGTCACGGACCCGATCGGCGAGGAGCTGAAGTGGCTGGCGGGAGAGCTGGGCGTCGACCGTGACCAGGAGGTGCTGTCGGAACGTCTCACCGAGGCGCTGGACGACCTCCCCGAAAGCCTGGTGATGGGCCCGGTCCGTGCGCGGCTGCGCACCTGGACGGAGAAGGACGGCGGTACCGGGCCCCGGGCCGAGCTGATCGAGGCGCTGGACGGGCAGCGGTATCTGGAGCTGCTGGACTCCCTCGACGCCGTGATCATGGACCCGCCGCTGCTCGAGGCCGCCGGGGGCGACCCCGAGAAGGTGATCACCAAGGTGGTCAGGAAGGACTTCGGCAAGGTGGCGGCCCTGGTCGAGGAGGCCCTGGCGCAGCCGCCCGGCGTCGACCGTGACCTCGCCATGCACGAGGCCCGCAAGAAGACCAAGCGCACCCGGTACGCGGCCGAGGCGGCGGGCCCCCTCCTCGGTAAACCGGCCAAGGCGCTCGTCAAGGACATGAAGTCCCTGCAGAGCCTCCTCGGCGACCACCAGGACAGCGTGATGGCCCGCGAGGCCCTGCGCGACCTCGCCCACCAGGCCCACGCGGCGCCGGGGGAGAGCGCCTTCACGTACGGGCTGCTGTACGGCAGGGAGGAGCGGCGGGCGGAGCTGGCGGAGGGGGCACTGCCGGAGGTGTGGTCGAAGATCAGCGGCGACATGCCCCTCTGA
- the mrdA gene encoding penicillin-binding protein 2: MTNIPETGRTPRVQIRLIIIQILVFSLLGTLGGRLWYLQIREGDAYAKEASGNHVQQVVQPAVRGSILDARGVPIADNETRLVVSASRTDLLKMDDDGKAVLTKLAGVLDMKPQDVMAKVRLCDSKTPQPCWNGSPYQPIPITDEATAKQALQIRERSEDFPGITAEPQAVRRYASPGGSNTAQVLGYLSPVTDEEITKAQDTDSPYLRSDQVGRSGLERQYDKELRGKAGVTRYEVDNLGRVIGEAEADPAEPGANLVTSIDARVQRIAEYELNEAMKEARKQMDRNTGTNYKADSGAVVVMEAKTGRVVAMASNPDYDPNAWVGGISAKDYARLTGKKSNYPLLNRAIQGQSAPGSVFKVIPTAAAVNAGYSFNGPYQCSSSYSIGGQVFKNFESQSHGGISLGKALEVSCDTVFYRLSHEEWKRDGGIKPKKGAKDWFYKTAHQFGLGAETGIDLPNEVTGRIPDRQWKQDYWKANKDAWCKYGKKGGSYAEQIAYENCLEGNRLRAGDSVNYSIGQGDTLVTPIQMATIYAAISNGGTLYDPTVGKAIISPDGKNVQEIAPKSHGKLPMTKKTRDEIDEALAGVATRGTAAWRFQGWPQDKIPMHAKTGTAEVYGKQTTSWFTTYTKDYSIVMTISQGGTGSGASAPAVRKLYNALYGVSEDGEIDKKKALLSTPQKGLPKIESDGSIDAPKLDSYPPKKTDKETAEDGTQAIAAGPGAQPVSFDVPAAIVSTRGGSGNRAARRRSHRGRRCTSGGGDQRGSGKGRRATV, translated from the coding sequence GTGACCAACATCCCGGAGACCGGGCGGACCCCACGGGTCCAGATCCGGCTCATCATCATCCAGATCCTCGTCTTCTCCCTCCTCGGGACCCTCGGCGGCCGCCTCTGGTACCTCCAGATCCGCGAGGGCGACGCGTACGCCAAGGAGGCCTCCGGCAACCACGTCCAGCAGGTCGTGCAGCCCGCCGTGCGCGGCTCGATCCTGGACGCGCGCGGAGTGCCGATCGCCGACAACGAGACCCGGCTGGTCGTCTCCGCCTCCCGCACGGACCTGCTGAAGATGGACGACGACGGCAAGGCCGTCCTCACCAAGCTCGCCGGCGTCCTGGACATGAAACCCCAGGACGTCATGGCCAAGGTCCGGCTCTGCGACTCCAAGACGCCGCAGCCCTGCTGGAACGGCTCGCCCTACCAGCCGATCCCCATCACCGACGAGGCCACCGCCAAGCAGGCCCTGCAGATCCGCGAGCGCTCCGAGGACTTCCCCGGCATCACCGCCGAGCCCCAGGCCGTCCGCCGTTACGCGAGCCCCGGCGGCTCCAACACCGCCCAGGTCCTCGGCTACCTCTCGCCGGTCACCGACGAGGAGATCACCAAGGCCCAGGACACCGACTCGCCGTATCTGCGCTCCGACCAGGTCGGCCGCTCCGGCCTGGAGCGCCAGTACGACAAGGAGCTGCGCGGCAAGGCCGGCGTCACCCGCTACGAGGTCGACAACCTCGGCCGCGTCATCGGTGAGGCCGAGGCCGACCCCGCCGAGCCCGGCGCCAACCTGGTCACCAGCATCGACGCCCGCGTGCAGCGCATCGCCGAGTACGAACTCAACGAGGCGATGAAGGAAGCCCGCAAGCAGATGGACCGCAACACGGGGACGAACTACAAGGCCGACTCCGGCGCCGTCGTCGTGATGGAGGCCAAGACCGGCCGCGTCGTCGCCATGGCCTCGAACCCGGACTACGACCCGAACGCCTGGGTCGGCGGCATCTCCGCCAAGGACTACGCCCGGCTCACCGGCAAGAAGTCCAACTACCCGCTGCTGAACCGCGCGATCCAGGGCCAGTCGGCCCCCGGCTCGGTCTTCAAGGTGATCCCGACGGCCGCCGCGGTCAACGCGGGCTACTCCTTCAACGGCCCCTACCAATGCTCCAGTTCGTACTCGATCGGCGGCCAGGTCTTCAAGAACTTCGAGTCCCAGAGCCATGGCGGGATCAGCCTCGGCAAGGCACTGGAGGTCTCCTGCGACACCGTCTTCTACCGCCTCTCCCACGAGGAGTGGAAGCGCGACGGCGGCATCAAGCCCAAGAAGGGCGCCAAGGACTGGTTCTACAAGACCGCCCACCAGTTCGGCCTCGGCGCCGAGACCGGCATCGACCTGCCCAACGAGGTCACCGGCCGCATCCCCGACCGCCAGTGGAAGCAGGACTACTGGAAGGCCAACAAGGACGCCTGGTGCAAGTACGGCAAGAAGGGCGGCTCGTACGCCGAGCAGATCGCCTACGAGAACTGCCTCGAAGGCAACCGCCTGCGCGCCGGTGACTCCGTCAACTACTCCATCGGCCAGGGTGACACCCTCGTCACCCCCATCCAGATGGCCACCATCTACGCGGCCATCTCCAACGGCGGCACCCTCTACGACCCCACGGTCGGCAAGGCCATCATCAGCCCCGACGGCAAGAACGTGCAGGAGATCGCACCCAAGTCGCACGGCAAGCTGCCGATGACGAAGAAGACCCGGGACGAGATAGACGAAGCCCTCGCGGGAGTCGCGACCCGGGGTACGGCCGCCTGGCGCTTCCAGGGCTGGCCGCAGGACAAGATCCCGATGCACGCCAAGACCGGTACCGCCGAGGTCTATGGCAAGCAGACGACCTCATGGTTCACCACGTACACCAAGGACTACTCGATCGTCATGACGATCTCCCAGGGTGGTACGGGCTCCGGCGCCTCGGCGCCCGCCGTGCGCAAGCTCTACAACGCGCTCTACGGCGTCTCCGAGGACGGCGAGATCGACAAGAAGAAGGCGCTGCTGTCCACCCCGCAGAAGGGCCTGCCGAAGATCGAGTCCGACGGCTCGATCGACGCTCCGAAGCTGGACTCCTACCCGCCGAAGAAGACGGACAAGGAGACCGCGGAGGACGGCACCCAGGCGATCGCCGCGGGGCCGGGCGCCCAGCCGGTGTCCTTCGACGTCCCGGCGGCGATCGTCAGTACGCGCGGCGGCAGCGGCAACCGGGCCGCACGCCGACGAAGCCACCGCGGCCGGCGGTGCACAAGCGGCGGCGGAGACCAGCGCGGGAGCGGCAAGGGGCGGAGGGCCACCGTATGA
- a CDS encoding rod shape-determining protein, with protein MSFIGRDMAVDLGTANTLVYVRGRGIVLNEPSVVAINTNTGGILAVGAEAKKMIGRTPGNIVAVRPLKDGVIADFEITERMLRYFILKIHKRRYLARPRVVVCVPSGITGVERRAVIEASSQAGARQVHIIEEPMAAAIGSGLPVHEATGNMVVDIGGGTTEVAVISLGGIVTAQSIRVAGDELDNAIIQHIKKEYSLLLGERTAEQIKITIGSAYDLDADEHTEIRGRDLVSGLPKTVVISAAEVRKAIEEPVNAIVDAVKTTLDKCPPELSGDIMDRGIVLTGGGALLRGLDERLRRETGMPIHIAEDPLDSVALGSGKCVEEFEALQQVLDAQPRR; from the coding sequence ATGTCGTTCATCGGCCGTGACATGGCTGTCGACCTCGGGACCGCCAACACGCTGGTGTACGTCAGGGGTCGCGGGATCGTACTGAACGAGCCGTCCGTCGTCGCGATCAACACCAACACCGGTGGAATTCTCGCGGTCGGCGCGGAGGCGAAGAAGATGATCGGGCGGACGCCGGGCAACATCGTTGCCGTACGTCCGCTGAAGGACGGTGTCATCGCCGACTTCGAGATCACCGAGCGGATGCTCCGCTACTTCATCCTGAAGATCCACAAGCGGCGGTATCTCGCCCGTCCTCGGGTCGTCGTCTGCGTGCCGTCCGGCATCACCGGTGTCGAGCGTCGCGCCGTCATCGAGGCATCCTCCCAGGCCGGCGCCCGGCAGGTGCACATCATCGAGGAGCCCATGGCCGCGGCCATCGGCTCCGGCCTGCCGGTCCACGAGGCCACGGGCAACATGGTGGTGGACATCGGCGGCGGCACCACGGAGGTCGCGGTCATCTCCCTCGGCGGCATCGTCACCGCCCAGTCCATCCGCGTCGCGGGCGACGAGTTGGACAACGCGATCATCCAGCACATCAAGAAGGAGTACTCGCTCCTTCTCGGTGAGCGGACGGCCGAACAGATCAAGATCACGATCGGTTCGGCGTACGACCTCGACGCTGACGAGCACACCGAGATCCGCGGCCGGGACCTGGTGTCCGGGCTGCCCAAGACCGTCGTCATCTCCGCCGCGGAAGTGCGGAAGGCGATCGAGGAACCCGTCAACGCCATCGTCGATGCCGTCAAGACGACCCTCGACAAGTGCCCGCCGGAGCTCTCCGGCGACATCATGGACCGTGGCATCGTCCTCACCGGCGGCGGCGCCCTGCTCCGCGGTCTCGACGAGCGGCTGCGCCGTGAGACCGGAATGCCGATCCATATCGCCGAGGACCCGCTGGACAGCGTGGCGCTCGGCTCCGGCAAGTGCGTCGAGGAGTTCGAGGCGTTGCAGCAGGTGCTCGACGCCCAGCCCCGCAGATGA
- the mreD gene encoding rod shape-determining protein MreD, with product MRFNRMLLSTTLVIVALVIQVSVLARLHLPGAVPDLVLLTVLGLALVYGHVGGALIGFGAGLLSDLAPPADHAAGRYALVLCVIGYLAGLAKPETGRLKSATGPMAVVVVAALGSTLLYAAVGALVGDDAARHVGLPSLLFTAVLYDLLLAPFVVPGVMALARRADNDPLAESNSAAKAADVSSGWLSSGTGLRIGNQRGGLRIKAARSRMARAGRIKGVKRL from the coding sequence ATGCGCTTCAACCGGATGCTGCTCTCCACCACCCTGGTGATCGTCGCCCTGGTGATCCAGGTGAGTGTCCTCGCCAGACTCCATCTCCCGGGCGCCGTACCGGACCTGGTGCTCCTCACCGTGCTCGGCCTCGCCCTGGTCTATGGCCATGTCGGCGGCGCCCTCATCGGCTTCGGCGCCGGCCTGCTGTCCGACCTCGCGCCACCCGCCGACCACGCGGCCGGACGGTACGCCCTGGTCCTCTGCGTCATCGGCTACCTCGCGGGGCTCGCCAAACCCGAGACCGGCCGGCTCAAGTCGGCGACCGGGCCGATGGCCGTGGTCGTCGTCGCCGCGCTCGGCTCGACGCTCCTCTACGCCGCTGTCGGCGCCCTCGTCGGCGACGACGCGGCCCGCCATGTCGGCCTGCCCAGCCTGCTGTTCACCGCCGTGCTGTACGACCTGCTGCTCGCGCCCTTCGTCGTCCCCGGCGTCATGGCGCTCGCCCGGCGCGCCGACAACGACCCGCTCGCCGAGAGCAACAGCGCCGCCAAGGCGGCCGACGTCTCCTCCGGCTGGCTCTCCTCCGGCACCGGCCTGCGCATCGGCAACCAGCGCGGCGGACTCCGCATCAAGGCCGCGCGATCACGGATGGCCCGGGCGGGACGCATCAAGGGGGTCAAGCGGCTGTGA
- the mreC gene encoding rod shape-determining protein MreC: MRDTRESRLLLVLLVAVAFALITVDIRGGEDSPVDGVRRGAATVFGPIEDGVSTAVDPIGNAISAVRDSGSRHDRLAALEKENAELKASLGSDDRNRSRVGQLDKMLKTAANGQYGIKGAEVIAIGAAQGFSWTVTIDIGTDDGITRDMTVLNGDGLVGRVTTVGPNTATVLLANDPDFTVGTRMEATDELGFASGQGDRPLRVELLNGKAKVKAGDRLVTFGSQADKPFVPGVPVGVVSRVDPSGGDLTRTVYVKPFVSFTQLDIVGVVVQAPRKDPRDTVLPDKPKATPTPTVTVTVTPGAGEPGEGTDGQPQEQ, from the coding sequence GTGAGGGACACACGAGAGAGCCGGCTGCTCCTGGTGCTGCTGGTCGCCGTCGCGTTCGCGCTGATCACGGTGGACATCCGCGGCGGGGAGGACTCACCGGTCGACGGTGTCCGACGTGGCGCGGCCACGGTCTTCGGCCCGATCGAGGACGGCGTGTCGACCGCCGTCGACCCGATCGGCAACGCCATAAGCGCCGTCCGCGACTCCGGCTCCCGCCATGACCGCCTCGCCGCGCTGGAGAAGGAGAACGCCGAACTGAAGGCGTCCCTCGGCAGCGACGACCGCAACCGCAGCAGGGTCGGCCAGCTCGACAAGATGCTGAAGACCGCCGCGAACGGCCAGTACGGCATCAAGGGCGCCGAGGTCATCGCCATAGGAGCGGCCCAGGGCTTCTCCTGGACCGTCACCATCGACATCGGCACCGACGACGGCATCACCCGCGACATGACCGTCCTCAACGGCGACGGTCTCGTCGGCCGCGTCACCACCGTCGGACCGAACACCGCGACCGTGCTCCTCGCCAACGACCCCGACTTCACCGTCGGCACCCGCATGGAGGCCACCGACGAACTCGGCTTCGCCTCCGGCCAGGGCGACCGCCCGCTGCGCGTCGAACTCCTCAACGGCAAGGCCAAGGTGAAGGCGGGCGACCGCCTCGTCACCTTCGGCTCGCAGGCCGACAAGCCGTTCGTACCCGGCGTCCCGGTCGGTGTCGTCTCCCGCGTCGACCCCTCCGGCGGCGACCTCACCCGCACGGTCTACGTCAAGCCGTTCGTGTCCTTCACCCAGCTCGACATCGTCGGCGTCGTCGTCCAGGCACCCCGCAAGGACCCGCGCGACACCGTCCTGCCGGACAAGCCGAAGGCCACCCCCACCCCGACCGTGACGGTGACGGTCACACCGGGCGCGGGCGAACCCGGCGAAGGCACCGACGGACAGCCGCAAGAGCAGTAG
- the ndk gene encoding nucleoside-diphosphate kinase, whose amino-acid sequence MSQRTLVLLKPDAVRRGLTGEIISRIERKAGWQITALELRTLDQDTLEQHYGEHKGKPFYEPLVEFMASGPVVALIVEGERVIEGVRALAGPTDPIAAQPGSIRGDYGVIVRENLIHASDSEESAEREVKIFFPGRA is encoded by the coding sequence GTGAGCCAGCGCACCCTCGTCCTGCTCAAGCCCGACGCCGTCCGGCGTGGCCTGACCGGCGAGATCATCAGCCGTATCGAGCGGAAAGCCGGCTGGCAGATCACCGCGCTGGAGCTGCGGACCCTGGACCAGGACACGCTGGAGCAGCACTACGGCGAGCACAAGGGCAAGCCGTTCTACGAGCCGCTCGTCGAGTTCATGGCCTCCGGACCGGTCGTCGCGCTGATCGTCGAGGGCGAGCGCGTCATCGAGGGAGTGCGGGCGCTGGCCGGCCCGACCGACCCGATCGCCGCGCAGCCCGGTTCCATCCGTGGTGACTACGGTGTGATCGTGCGGGAGAACCTGATTCACGCGTCGGACTCCGAGGAGTCCGCCGAACGCGAGGTGAAGATCTTCTTCCCCGGGCGCGCGTAG
- a CDS encoding DUF4233 domain-containing protein: MRTLCASTLIGEFFVIGFAGLVAMKDPDLAMSTVWTVSGIAMFLCVVLCGLVTRPGGVQFGWALQIGLIASGFFVPTMFFMGAVFATLWWASVHYGRKIDEAKARFAAQASAEAGAGAS, from the coding sequence ATGCGTACCCTCTGTGCTTCGACCCTGATCGGCGAGTTCTTCGTCATCGGCTTCGCCGGGCTGGTCGCCATGAAGGACCCGGACCTGGCCATGTCGACGGTCTGGACGGTCAGCGGCATCGCCATGTTCCTGTGCGTCGTGCTGTGCGGTCTGGTCACCCGGCCCGGCGGCGTCCAGTTCGGCTGGGCGCTCCAGATCGGTCTGATCGCCTCCGGCTTCTTCGTCCCGACCATGTTCTTCATGGGCGCGGTCTTCGCCACCCTGTGGTGGGCCTCGGTCCACTACGGGCGGAAGATCGACGAGGCGAAGGCCCGGTTCGCGGCCCAGGCTTCCGCCGAGGCCGGCGCCGGAGCCTCCTGA